One window of Chloroflexus aggregans DSM 9485 genomic DNA carries:
- the tnpA gene encoding IS200/IS605 family transposase, with amino-acid sequence MCHSNDPCVLLINSHVVWCPKRRRKIVGGRRTTRLEELIRETAPELACAMVALEIMPDHLPLVVSATPQWVPNHIVGRFKGKISRIVRQEFPFLQRMPSLGTRSYVWSTTGHVSADTIRRYSEAQRTRG; translated from the coding sequence ATGTGCCACTCCAACGATCCGTGCGTGTTGCTCATCAACTCCCACGTGGTCTGGTGCCCCAAGCGGCGACGGAAGATAGTAGGTGGCCGCCGAACAACACGCTTGGAAGAACTGATTCGTGAGACGGCGCCAGAGCTGGCGTGTGCGATGGTGGCGCTTGAAATCATGCCCGACCATCTCCCTCTGGTTGTTTCGGCAACGCCGCAATGGGTACCCAACCACATCGTTGGGCGGTTCAAGGGCAAAATTAGCCGCATCGTGCGACAGGAGTTTCCTTTCCTGCAACGCATGCCGTCCTTGGGGACTCGTTCGTATGTCTGGTCAACGACCGGACACGTTTCCGCCGATACTATCCGGCGGTATAGCGAAGCGCAGCGCACACGCGGATGA
- a CDS encoding RNA polymerase sigma factor, translated as MIAPTMTTFDPPTPLPTSVGIEDVADSIAAMEVDELARRCVIESERFYRGQPHDSRYSFELFRRALVERDETAWSYLFQQYSALVEGWIRRSGAFANSGESSEYFVVGAFAKFWRAVTPERFASFPNLASLLQYLQLCASSVVIDAVRAQSWAEMVPEDRIDIHRTPRTMPDEEAMQRVDRQEFWHFIDSHLHSESERVVVYGSFVLGMTPRAIFEQYNTLFESIYDVYNVKRNVLSRLSRNSQLRALVGKG; from the coding sequence ATGATTGCGCCTACAATGACCACGTTCGATCCGCCGACACCGTTACCTACATCAGTTGGAATTGAGGATGTAGCAGACAGCATCGCTGCAATGGAAGTAGATGAGCTGGCGCGCCGATGTGTGATCGAGAGTGAGCGTTTCTATCGTGGTCAGCCGCACGACTCACGGTACAGCTTTGAACTCTTCCGGCGTGCCCTCGTCGAGCGTGATGAAACGGCGTGGAGCTATCTGTTTCAGCAGTACAGTGCCTTGGTCGAGGGCTGGATCCGCCGCAGTGGCGCATTTGCCAATAGTGGCGAGAGCAGCGAATATTTCGTGGTGGGAGCATTTGCTAAGTTTTGGCGTGCCGTGACTCCCGAACGGTTTGCGTCGTTCCCGAATCTGGCCTCACTGTTGCAATATCTGCAACTGTGCGCGTCGAGTGTGGTGATCGATGCAGTACGTGCTCAGTCATGGGCAGAAATGGTGCCGGAAGACCGGATCGATATCCACCGCACACCACGCACGATGCCCGATGAAGAGGCAATGCAGCGGGTTGATCGACAAGAGTTCTGGCACTTTATTGATAGCCATTTGCACAGTGAAAGTGAACGGGTTGTCGTATACGGTTCGTTCGTATTGGGGATGACGCCACGCGCGATTTTCGAGCAGTATAACACCCTCTTTGAGAGCATCTATGATGTGTACAATGTGAAACGTAATGTTTTGAGCCGACTAAGTCGTAATAGTCAATTGCGAGCGTTGGTAGGAAAAGGATAA
- a CDS encoding MFS transporter, with product MSTSTALSSSRHRAAIFRALRHRNYRLFFIGQLISLTGTWMQSVAQGWLVLRLSDSPFLLGAAAAANSLPVLLLSLFAGTIADRFPKRRILLITQSTAMVLAAILAFLTFSSVVQIWHVLILALLLGVVNAFDAPARQAFTVEMVGREDLLNAIALNSSIFNGARTVGPALAGMVVAWIGEGPAFLFNALSFGAVLTSLLLMRLDTQLHRGSQRGGMLRAGLAYIAGEPHVRALLLRAGAVSFFCFVHIPLLPIFARDILQIGATGLGWLSAASGCGSLVAALILAQLRDDAPRGKLLSIAATMYAPLLIMFTQVRSLSFALLFIGLCGWAGVTTMALTNTLIQLTVPDELRGRVMSVFTLLLMGLSPLGGMLAGSIAELVGSVPTVIAGSAVIGWLLVLLVEWQTPQLRRL from the coding sequence ATGAGTACGAGCACTGCCCTCAGCTCATCTCGTCATCGCGCAGCAATATTCCGGGCTTTACGCCATCGAAATTATCGCCTCTTCTTCATCGGACAACTGATCTCACTGACCGGGACGTGGATGCAGAGTGTTGCGCAGGGCTGGCTGGTACTCCGTCTTTCCGATTCGCCGTTCTTGCTCGGTGCAGCGGCAGCGGCCAACTCGCTGCCGGTATTGTTGTTATCACTTTTTGCCGGTACGATAGCCGATCGTTTTCCAAAACGCCGCATTTTACTAATCACCCAATCGACGGCGATGGTGTTGGCGGCGATATTGGCCTTCCTAACGTTCAGTAGTGTTGTACAAATTTGGCATGTGTTGATCCTGGCACTCCTGTTAGGGGTCGTCAATGCGTTTGATGCACCGGCCCGACAGGCCTTTACCGTTGAGATGGTGGGGCGCGAAGATCTGCTCAATGCTATCGCTCTCAATTCGTCAATCTTCAATGGGGCGCGCACCGTCGGGCCGGCGTTGGCCGGTATGGTAGTAGCCTGGATCGGTGAAGGACCCGCATTCCTGTTTAATGCCTTAAGCTTTGGGGCCGTTCTGACCAGCCTCTTACTGATGCGTCTTGATACGCAGTTGCACCGCGGATCGCAGCGGGGTGGGATGTTACGCGCCGGATTGGCGTATATTGCCGGTGAACCACATGTACGCGCCCTGTTATTACGGGCCGGCGCCGTTAGTTTCTTCTGTTTCGTTCATATTCCGCTTTTGCCAATATTTGCCCGTGATATTCTTCAGATCGGAGCTACGGGTCTTGGATGGCTATCGGCAGCCAGTGGTTGTGGTTCGCTGGTCGCAGCACTCATCCTCGCCCAACTCCGCGATGATGCACCGCGCGGTAAGTTGCTATCAATCGCAGCCACAATGTATGCACCTCTCCTTATTATGTTCACCCAAGTTCGTAGCCTGTCGTTCGCTTTGCTCTTCATCGGTCTCTGCGGCTGGGCCGGGGTCACCACGATGGCGCTCACCAACACGCTGATTCAGCTTACCGTACCCGATGAATTGCGTGGAAGGGTTATGAGCGTCTTTACGCTGCTTTTGATGGGACTTAGCCCCTTGGGCGGTATGCTGGCCGGCAGTATCGCCGAACTGGTTGGAAGTGTACCCACAGTCATAGCCGGCAGTGCTGTCATCGGCTGGCTACTCGTGCTGCTCGTCGAATGGCAAACACCGCAATTACGCCGGTTATGA
- a CDS encoding ABC transporter substrate-binding protein: MMLRKHTLSWIALIALFTVMLAACGGGQPTTGSGSGGQSGSSANTGGSGQAVTIRWRTRPGDAAEQRVYEELNTLVNEKLKDKGITAVYDPAPNQGYFEKLKTELAAGNAPDIFWIGGVELADFVNTGQILDLKPLIDADSSFQLSNFYPNVIEQLTRDGKIYGLPRDISTMVVYYNEDLFKAAGLKTPKELAAEGNWNWDTMLEAARKLTDPAKQQYGLGFGNWWGPAWGYFVNAAGGSPFTPDRRGCALNSPEAINGAKMVRMLYDEKLLPAGDADGEALFNAGKVAMYFNGRWFTPGVRTNAQFNWDVAVMPEGKVKSTWLFWGPYLVNAKTANAQAAWEVLKVLTSAEATAKVAALGTNIPPRSDQEAVNAFLASTPPANNQAFLDGIPYAALEAPVWDGSWADFSGIVQSLWDQMIAGQITPEQFGQQACEQAASTFK; encoded by the coding sequence ATGATGCTTCGGAAACACACTCTGTCGTGGATTGCGCTGATTGCCCTGTTTACCGTGATGCTAGCGGCGTGTGGCGGTGGTCAGCCTACCACAGGGAGTGGCAGTGGTGGGCAAAGCGGCAGCAGTGCGAATACCGGTGGCAGCGGCCAAGCGGTTACCATTCGCTGGCGGACTCGCCCCGGTGATGCTGCCGAGCAGCGTGTCTATGAAGAGTTAAATACCCTTGTCAACGAAAAACTCAAGGATAAAGGGATCACCGCAGTATACGATCCGGCGCCCAATCAGGGCTACTTCGAGAAGCTGAAGACCGAGTTGGCAGCCGGCAATGCCCCTGACATCTTCTGGATCGGTGGTGTCGAGTTAGCGGATTTTGTCAATACCGGTCAGATTCTCGATCTGAAGCCACTGATCGATGCCGATAGCAGCTTCCAGTTGAGCAACTTTTACCCGAACGTGATCGAGCAGTTGACGCGCGATGGGAAGATCTACGGTCTGCCGCGCGACATCTCGACGATGGTCGTGTATTACAACGAAGACCTGTTCAAAGCCGCAGGCTTGAAGACGCCGAAAGAGTTGGCGGCTGAGGGTAACTGGAATTGGGATACTATGCTCGAAGCGGCACGCAAACTGACCGATCCGGCGAAGCAGCAGTACGGCCTCGGGTTTGGTAACTGGTGGGGACCGGCTTGGGGTTACTTTGTTAACGCTGCGGGTGGTAGTCCCTTCACGCCTGACCGTCGCGGGTGTGCGTTGAATTCACCAGAAGCGATCAACGGCGCCAAGATGGTGCGGATGCTCTACGATGAGAAGCTCCTGCCGGCCGGTGATGCGGATGGTGAGGCACTCTTCAATGCCGGTAAGGTAGCGATGTATTTCAATGGCCGCTGGTTTACCCCCGGTGTCCGCACCAATGCCCAGTTCAACTGGGACGTGGCGGTGATGCCGGAGGGCAAGGTGAAGAGTACATGGCTCTTCTGGGGGCCGTATCTGGTTAATGCAAAGACCGCTAACGCGCAGGCAGCTTGGGAGGTGCTGAAGGTACTGACCAGCGCCGAGGCCACGGCTAAGGTCGCGGCGTTAGGGACAAACATCCCGCCACGCAGCGATCAAGAGGCGGTCAATGCATTCCTCGCCTCGACGCCACCGGCCAATAATCAGGCTTTCCTTGATGGGATCCCCTATGCAGCACTGGAAGCACCGGTGTGGGATGGAAGCTGGGCAGATTTCAGTGGTATTGTCCAGAGCCTCTGGGACCAGATGATCGCCGGACAGATCACGCCTGAGCAATTTGGTCAGCAGGCATGTGAACAGGCGGCCAGCACCTTTAAGTAG
- a CDS encoding alkaline phosphatase family protein → MLVAESTSAVTAAVRGPDHVVPLYDTFGFARIPATVEHWFTGAASAGLPPTALTGLPSQPRTVILLMLDSFGWQFFSQFVDHAPFLRRFSTDGLILQLTSAFPSTTAVHVTLLHTGLAADRSGIYEWYIFEPDLQAVIGSLLFSPVFEHTSDILATYGVDPQQIYPTERWYRRLQDAGVMSTVLLPMALTHSVYTRTLCQGALVTPFHTIADAATRLYALFARQQEPAFYHLYIDTIDAAMHLHGPDSAAVTAEIAATLDQLERHLMPVLQSVPKPALLLLTADHGQVSVDPQHAIVLNRLWPDLTRYLRRGGDRQPLPPSGSPRVMVLHLQPETVAEVQAQLQLRLGEQATVVKTTELVTSGYFGPQPGERLLARLGELTILPAPGKALSWEHPRARPFTLRGLHGSLTPAEMLTELAILPL, encoded by the coding sequence ATGTTGGTTGCCGAATCAACCTCTGCGGTAACCGCGGCCGTGCGGGGGCCTGATCATGTGGTTCCACTCTATGACACCTTTGGTTTTGCGCGTATTCCGGCCACAGTTGAGCATTGGTTTACCGGGGCAGCTTCGGCGGGTTTGCCACCAACGGCCCTTACCGGCTTGCCGTCGCAACCGCGGACCGTCATCTTACTGATGCTCGACTCGTTTGGGTGGCAGTTTTTTAGTCAGTTTGTTGACCATGCTCCGTTTCTACGCCGGTTTAGTACCGATGGTCTGATCCTCCAATTGACCAGTGCTTTTCCCTCGACCACGGCTGTTCACGTGACGTTACTCCATACCGGCCTGGCCGCCGATCGGAGTGGGATTTATGAGTGGTATATCTTTGAACCCGATTTGCAAGCGGTTATCGGCTCGTTACTCTTCTCACCGGTGTTTGAACATACATCCGATATACTGGCGACTTACGGGGTCGATCCGCAGCAGATTTATCCGACCGAACGCTGGTATCGGCGTTTGCAAGACGCCGGTGTGATGAGTACCGTGTTGTTGCCGATGGCGCTTACGCACTCTGTCTATACGCGCACGTTGTGCCAAGGCGCGTTAGTGACGCCCTTTCACACGATTGCCGATGCTGCGACCCGGTTGTATGCGTTGTTCGCTCGCCAACAAGAGCCGGCATTCTACCATCTTTACATTGATACCATTGATGCGGCGATGCATTTGCACGGACCAGATTCAGCAGCGGTTACCGCTGAAATTGCCGCAACACTCGATCAGCTCGAACGCCATCTGATGCCGGTGTTGCAGTCGGTGCCAAAACCTGCCCTTTTGTTGTTGACTGCCGATCACGGTCAGGTGTCGGTCGATCCACAACACGCCATTGTGCTTAATCGGTTGTGGCCAGACCTGACCCGCTACTTGCGCCGTGGCGGTGATCGCCAACCGCTGCCACCATCCGGTTCGCCGCGGGTGATGGTGCTCCACTTGCAACCGGAAACGGTGGCTGAAGTGCAAGCCCAATTGCAACTGCGTCTTGGTGAGCAGGCGACGGTAGTGAAGACTACCGAATTGGTGACGTCGGGCTATTTTGGTCCGCAACCGGGTGAACGGTTGCTTGCCCGTTTAGGTGAACTGACCATCTTGCCTGCTCCCGGGAAGGCTTTGAGTTGGGAGCATCCACGTGCTCGTCCGTTTACACTTCGCGGATTGCATGGTAGTTTAACGCCGGCTGAAATGTTGACCGAGTTGGCGATTCTGCCCCTATAG
- a CDS encoding anti-sigma regulatory factor → MAQSKTAVIRSDFDIVIARTMARDMAKALGFGPIDQARIATAVSELARNIFLYAGTGNVTVRNIEKGSRKGIEIICEDQGPGIPNIDLVMQDGYSTSRGMGMGLPGAKRLMDEFDIKSQEGVGTTIICRKWRT, encoded by the coding sequence ATGGCGCAGAGTAAGACTGCTGTCATTCGGAGTGACTTTGATATTGTCATCGCGCGCACCATGGCTCGCGATATGGCCAAGGCGCTCGGTTTCGGACCAATCGATCAAGCACGCATCGCGACGGCGGTGAGCGAGTTGGCCCGCAATATTTTTCTCTACGCTGGGACGGGCAATGTGACCGTGCGCAATATTGAGAAGGGATCACGTAAGGGCATCGAGATTATTTGCGAAGATCAAGGGCCGGGTATCCCCAATATCGATCTGGTGATGCAAGACGGCTACAGCACCTCGCGAGGGATGGGGATGGGTCTACCCGGCGCCAAACGCCTGATGGATGAGTTCGACATTAAGTCGCAAGAAGGCGTAGGTACAACGATTATTTGCCGAAAGTGGCGCACGTAG
- a CDS encoding MarR family winged helix-turn-helix transcriptional regulator: MPEISTCDSPQIEAYRLFLKLHRRFQELNREEFRPYDLSTPQYAILFYATEEGVPLSYICNEMLADNSNLTRLVDRLERRGLVRRATDPRDRRVTLVQLTPAGKALIDELRPRHRRLVEQRLSYLSPEELTAFHQAMQHLYDALQTHQDQETPPNL, translated from the coding sequence ATGCCTGAAATCAGTACCTGCGACTCTCCACAAATCGAAGCATACCGACTCTTCCTGAAGCTCCACCGTCGCTTCCAGGAGCTTAACCGCGAAGAGTTCCGTCCGTATGACCTATCAACACCTCAATACGCGATTTTGTTCTACGCGACCGAAGAGGGTGTACCGCTGAGCTACATCTGCAACGAAATGTTAGCCGACAACTCAAATCTTACCCGTTTGGTCGACCGACTCGAGCGGCGCGGTCTGGTGCGGCGGGCAACCGATCCGCGTGATCGACGGGTGACGCTGGTCCAACTGACTCCAGCCGGTAAAGCTTTGATTGACGAATTGCGCCCGCGTCATCGTCGTCTTGTGGAACAACGGCTCAGCTATCTCTCTCCTGAAGAGTTAACGGCCTTCCACCAGGCTATGCAACATCTGTACGATGCTCTGCAAACGCATCAAGATCAGGAAACACCACCAAACCTATGA
- a CDS encoding diacylglycerol/polyprenol kinase family protein, whose amino-acid sequence MSTRDLIGLIASFGYAFSLLIIAEVIRRWRGYPQDFTRKFVHIGAGMWVFGVLALFENWTIGIIPFATFIVLNYIFYRFRLLESVDSPDSSPGTVYFALSITLLFLAFWRTNSADDRGYIAAAGTMAMTWGDALAAIVGKRWGRHHYQIGRGRRSFEGSATMFIASLIAMLLTLLYVPGSALSPLSTPISFTVALLSSISAAIVATLAEGVSPHGTDNISVPLLAAAVIAGMLAVVQ is encoded by the coding sequence ATGAGCACACGCGATCTCATAGGACTTATTGCTTCGTTCGGTTACGCATTTAGTTTGCTCATTATTGCCGAAGTCATTCGCCGTTGGCGCGGGTACCCTCAAGATTTTACGCGCAAATTTGTACATATCGGCGCCGGTATGTGGGTCTTTGGGGTACTGGCGCTCTTTGAGAACTGGACTATCGGTATCATTCCTTTTGCCACATTCATTGTGCTCAACTACATTTTTTACCGTTTTCGGCTACTCGAGTCGGTTGATTCACCTGACAGTAGCCCGGGAACGGTATATTTTGCGCTATCTATCACTCTTCTATTTCTGGCGTTCTGGCGTACTAATTCGGCCGATGATCGCGGCTACATCGCGGCTGCCGGCACGATGGCGATGACATGGGGCGATGCACTAGCGGCGATTGTCGGTAAACGCTGGGGTCGCCACCATTACCAAATCGGGCGCGGACGGCGTTCATTTGAAGGCTCGGCGACGATGTTCATCGCCAGCCTCATTGCAATGCTGCTGACCCTCCTATACGTACCGGGTTCGGCACTCAGTCCCCTCAGCACACCGATCAGCTTCACTGTGGCGCTGTTGTCGAGTATTTCTGCAGCAATCGTCGCAACGCTGGCTGAAGGGGTCTCACCGCACGGAACAGATAACATTAGCGTACCATTACTAGCGGCCGCTGTGATTGCCGGAATGCTGGCAGTTGTGCAATAA
- a CDS encoding STAS domain-containing protein, with product MDNLRIPILKIGDILIASIQVALHDASAVQFKDDLLQKIHDTRARGVIIDLTALDVVDSFIGRLIADIAAMAGLMGARVVLTGLQPAVAITLVELGLELPRVLTALNLEKGLAMMQRMTAEESDDGAE from the coding sequence TTGGACAATCTTCGCATTCCTATCTTGAAAATCGGAGACATCCTGATCGCCTCAATTCAGGTGGCGCTCCACGATGCCTCCGCAGTCCAATTCAAAGACGATCTCTTGCAAAAGATTCACGATACCCGCGCTCGTGGCGTGATTATCGATCTGACCGCGCTAGATGTGGTCGACAGTTTCATCGGTCGCCTGATTGCCGACATTGCTGCGATGGCCGGGTTAATGGGAGCACGAGTGGTACTAACGGGCCTCCAACCGGCGGTTGCGATTACACTCGTCGAATTAGGGCTTGAGCTACCGCGTGTGCTCACAGCGCTCAACCTCGAAAAGGGGTTGGCTATGATGCAGCGGATGACCGCCGAGGAGAGCGACGATGGCGCAGAGTAA
- a CDS encoding carbohydrate ABC transporter permease, producing MAKQAPAALPTLSARRLSGRQVRQWLDAFGMLLPTILGVLIFFLVPLAISFYLSFTDARLFGDPNLVGLNNYQRALSDPTFYRAMWNTAAFSLVTLIVSTVPALLLAVILNERIIGRTFFRAVFFIPVVASVVGVTLLWRYLLNVDFGFVNYAIRLLGFEPIPWLTRPEWGLASVILVFSWKTIGYNMVIFLAGLQGVPPQLYEAASLDGAGRWQQFLFITVPMLSPTTFFVLVTTLINCLQIFDVPIALGLTRSNTVGSADSMLTIVPLLWREAFIGGRMGYASALAWLLFVIIMVLTLIQFRVSRRWVHYE from the coding sequence ATGGCCAAACAAGCGCCGGCCGCTCTGCCTACCTTGTCGGCACGCCGTCTGAGTGGAAGGCAGGTCAGACAATGGCTCGATGCGTTCGGCATGTTGCTGCCAACGATATTAGGCGTATTGATCTTTTTTCTCGTCCCGCTCGCCATCTCGTTTTACCTGAGCTTTACCGATGCGCGGCTTTTTGGTGATCCCAATCTCGTTGGGCTGAATAATTATCAACGTGCGTTGTCGGACCCGACCTTCTATCGGGCGATGTGGAATACGGCCGCGTTTTCGCTGGTCACATTGATTGTATCAACGGTGCCGGCGTTGTTGCTGGCGGTGATTCTGAATGAGCGGATTATCGGACGAACCTTCTTTCGCGCCGTGTTCTTCATTCCGGTCGTGGCTTCGGTCGTTGGGGTGACCTTACTTTGGCGCTACTTGCTGAACGTCGATTTTGGTTTCGTCAACTATGCGATCCGCTTGCTCGGCTTTGAGCCAATCCCATGGCTGACCCGGCCAGAATGGGGGTTAGCCAGCGTGATTTTAGTCTTCTCGTGGAAGACGATTGGCTACAATATGGTTATCTTTCTCGCCGGTTTGCAAGGCGTACCGCCACAACTTTACGAGGCGGCCAGTCTCGATGGGGCCGGCCGTTGGCAGCAGTTTCTCTTCATTACCGTGCCGATGCTCTCGCCGACGACGTTCTTTGTGCTGGTCACAACGCTGATCAACTGTTTGCAAATCTTTGACGTGCCAATTGCTCTCGGTCTTACTCGCTCGAATACGGTTGGATCGGCCGATTCAATGTTGACGATTGTTCCGTTGCTCTGGCGCGAGGCATTTATCGGTGGACGGATGGGCTACGCTTCAGCGTTGGCGTGGCTCCTGTTTGTGATTATTATGGTGTTGACGCTCATTCAGTTCCGGGTGTCACGGCGCTGGGTGCATTACGAGTAG
- a CDS encoding carbohydrate ABC transporter permease yields the protein MANVILRRPWERVLAYAVLSVTGFVMVFPFIYMLLSSLKPSTEVVQVPPTLWPSEIRWTNYLEVLNIVPLGTQLINTVIVTVFVVLGWVITSVLAGYAFARLEFPGRDWLFGAYLATLMVPFAVLIVPMYRLMLVFGWVDRLEALIIPWLFTAYGTFLLRQFFMSIPKDLEDAALIDGASHWGILFRIFLPLARPAIATLATFAFLYAWNSFLWPLIIISSPTRKVVTQGLVDLQALYAARVDLIMAGSTLAVLPTLIVFLFAQRYFIEGIATSGLAGR from the coding sequence ATGGCGAATGTAATCTTACGGCGACCATGGGAGCGCGTGTTGGCGTATGCTGTGTTGAGTGTGACCGGCTTTGTCATGGTCTTTCCGTTTATCTATATGCTGCTTTCCTCGCTGAAGCCCTCGACCGAAGTGGTGCAGGTGCCGCCGACCCTGTGGCCGAGTGAGATCCGTTGGACGAATTATTTAGAAGTACTAAATATCGTTCCGCTTGGCACGCAGTTGATCAATACGGTGATCGTGACCGTCTTTGTGGTATTGGGTTGGGTGATTACCTCTGTTCTGGCCGGTTATGCCTTCGCGCGCCTCGAGTTCCCCGGTCGCGATTGGCTGTTTGGCGCGTACTTAGCTACTTTGATGGTGCCGTTTGCCGTCTTAATTGTGCCGATGTATCGGCTGATGCTCGTGTTCGGCTGGGTTGATCGGCTGGAGGCGTTGATTATTCCATGGCTATTCACTGCCTACGGTACCTTCTTGCTGCGCCAGTTTTTTATGAGTATCCCGAAAGACCTTGAAGATGCTGCCCTGATCGATGGCGCTTCCCATTGGGGGATCCTCTTCCGTATCTTTCTACCACTGGCCCGCCCGGCAATCGCGACACTGGCGACGTTTGCCTTTCTGTATGCGTGGAACAGTTTTCTCTGGCCGCTCATTATTATCAGTAGCCCGACGCGGAAGGTGGTAACGCAAGGGTTGGTGGATCTGCAAGCCCTTTACGCGGCGCGCGTCGATCTGATTATGGCCGGCTCGACATTGGCCGTTTTACCGACGCTGATCGTCTTTTTGTTCGCCCAACGCTACTTCATCGAAGGGATCGCCACTTCCGGTTTGGCCGGGCGATAA
- a CDS encoding UDP-glucose--hexose-1-phosphate uridylyltransferase has translation MRHHELFSRPHRRLNQLTGEWVLVSPHRTQRPWLGQVEQLPPTELPTYDPTCYLCPGNTRANGTRNPAYTTTFVFENDFAALLPDVPFERVSVRAGGDASGPILLHAEAERGICRVVCFSPRHDLTLAQMTQNEVQQVVEVWVAQYNELAAIDWVQSVLIFENRGAMMGASNPHPHGQIWANEQLPNEMRKELATQTAYWQEHDRCLLCDYLALELSLGERIVCANETWVALTPFWAVWPFETLVLPRAHVGAIGDLADEGRAGLAAILRELTARYDRLFNVTFPYSMGFHQRPTDSLPHDGWHVHAHFYPPLLRSATVRKFMVGYEMLGQPQRDVTPEQAAARLREV, from the coding sequence ATGCGCCATCACGAACTCTTCAGCCGGCCCCATCGCCGGCTCAACCAGCTCACCGGCGAGTGGGTGCTGGTTTCACCCCACCGCACGCAGCGCCCATGGCTGGGGCAGGTTGAGCAATTGCCACCGACGGAGTTACCGACCTACGATCCCACCTGCTATCTGTGTCCGGGCAATACCCGTGCTAACGGAACCCGGAATCCGGCTTATACCACAACGTTTGTGTTTGAGAACGATTTTGCCGCTTTGCTTCCCGATGTCCCCTTTGAACGGGTGAGTGTTCGGGCCGGAGGTGATGCAAGCGGCCCGATCTTGCTGCACGCTGAGGCTGAGCGTGGGATCTGCCGGGTGGTCTGCTTTTCACCACGTCACGATCTGACATTGGCCCAGATGACCCAAAACGAAGTTCAGCAGGTGGTTGAGGTATGGGTCGCGCAGTATAACGAGTTGGCGGCGATTGATTGGGTCCAGTCGGTGCTGATCTTTGAAAATCGTGGTGCGATGATGGGGGCGTCAAACCCGCATCCGCACGGCCAGATTTGGGCAAACGAGCAGTTACCCAACGAAATGCGAAAAGAGTTGGCAACCCAGACTGCCTACTGGCAAGAACACGATCGCTGCCTCCTCTGCGATTATCTGGCGCTCGAGTTGTCGCTGGGTGAGCGGATCGTCTGCGCCAATGAGACGTGGGTTGCGCTGACGCCATTTTGGGCAGTTTGGCCGTTTGAGACGTTGGTATTGCCACGAGCACATGTTGGGGCGATTGGTGATCTTGCCGATGAAGGACGGGCAGGTTTGGCCGCCATCTTGCGTGAATTGACGGCTCGCTACGATCGGCTCTTTAATGTTACGTTTCCCTATAGTATGGGATTTCATCAACGTCCTACCGATAGCTTGCCACACGACGGTTGGCACGTTCATGCCCATTTTTACCCGCCGTTGCTGCGCTCGGCAACGGTGCGAAAGTTTATGGTCGGCTACGAGATGCTCGGTCAACCACAACGTGATGTAACCCCCGAACAAGCAGCCGCACGTTTGCGTGAGGTATAA